GCAGCACGGCAGAGTAATAGACGTCCGGGCCGTAGACCGTTGGATGCCCTTGCACCTGCACAACAGCTTCCTGTCGCCCCGGCGTCTGCTCGATGCGTAGGTTGGCGACTTCCTGCTCCTGACCGTCCTTAAGCAGCGCTACGAAGGAAAAATTTTTTGTATTACCGCCGCCGTACTCCTGAACGCGAATGTAATCCACGTTGCCGTCTTCATCGAGGTCGAGGTTGTTGATAGAGCCCGGCTGGTTTAGTAAGCGTTCCAGTTCTTCTGCATTTTTCGCCTGTTTGGTCAGACCGATGAGCGCCTGTAAGTCAAGCCCTTGGCCGGGGACGTTGCTCGTTGCTGTGACCGTCGAAGGGTTGGACGGCGGGGCGCTCACTGGCTGCGGTTGATAGGCCGAGCGCGACGAGGAACAGGCGAAACATCCGCCGGTAAGCAATGCGGCAAGTCCCAGCGCAATGCCGCGCATCCACAGGCTGGCCGTGGAAGCCATTGGTGACGTCATGAGGCCAACTCCTTTCCATCCCTTCCCTAAGTCTGAAAACAACCCCGCGCCTATGGCTTAGAACGCGGTGGCGCATCGGCGCAAAGCGCGCCGGTATGCGAAACGCTGAGAAACGGCGGTGCGTTCCCAAAGCCGGCGCGACACCTCCGACAATGACCCGACCCATCGTCTCCAACTGGAGACGCGGCGTCAAACCCCGCCGGAGCTATGAGCAAACGCCTTGTTTCCACAACGACACGCGGAACGCGAGTGCGAGCTCCGCGCTCAGCTTGAACATGGCAAGTGGAAAAGCGCCGCAACTGGGAACTTAGTGACTCCTGTACCGGGGCGACGGACGCCTGCGGTGTCCGTCGTCAAAAAATTCTCACGGCATGGTGGTTGACCGTGGGTGCTGCCACGGTGTGCCCTCTATCAGGGTGTGTGCTTATTAGGTGTTACAGCGTGCGTTGTAGGAGGCGCGACCTCGGCGGCGAGTATTCTATGGCGGCTGACTGTGTTCAGAGCTGGAGGATACGCCGGCGCATCCCTCGCTTGGACAAGCGGATACCGCTCCTCGATCACCTTGTGGCGCGTCTTGAATGTAGTGTGCATTGGATACAGTCCTAAGTGGGTCGCGCCAACATTGACGCCATCGCCGTACGCTGGGGCGATGACGGAACAACTCGGCTCTCATATACGGCCAAGCTGATGACCGGGATTGACAGGCACTCGTCGGCGCGAGTGCTCCCGCTCGAACCATCACCGAAACTCAGCTGTTTCATGAGCTTGAGGGTGGTTCACGCGAGACCCGCACGCACTGGGTTGAACAGGTGGACAACGTGCTGCCTGCCCATCATTTAGTTTATCTGGGTTACGGCATCTGGGGAGCAACGAAGCTGATGGTTTGACCTGTCGCTCGACGGTTGATATCTCGGCGCAGGCGTGGCGGTGATTCTGCGCGCAGGACAACTCGCCGACCTGGTTCGCTGTCGTCTCCAGCGCTCGCCTGCCGATCCGGCGCGAAGTGATGCGCAGGATTGAGCTGAAGCAACGAAGCGGTGCGTTGGGCTTCCAAGCTTGAGAAGATGGATGGACAGCGAGCGACCGCCGCGTCGGCCATATGCAACCCCGACGGCGCACGGCCTTTGCGCGAGTACCCTGAAATGGCGACGGCCGACTTGGGTTCATGACGCGCGCAGCGGCTGGAAGCAATAGGCGACGCGGTGTGGGTTCAGCTCGAAAACAGCTTAGTCTTTCGGAGCGCTTTCAGCGGCTTTTTCCGCTTGGCGGATACGTTCGATGTTGCGCTTCTCCAGCGGCGTCAGCTTGTCGCCTACGTCGTTGCCGGTCGGACGATACCAAGGCTTGGCGTTGAAATGTTCGGCGAGTTCCGGGTCGGAAAACCGATACCCATGCCGCGCCAGAATTTCATTCCGCATCAGACGCAGTTCCTCGCGGGTTAGGTTGCGGAGGTCGTCGTCCGTCAAGTCGCGCAAGGAGGCTTCCGGGAAGTCGCCGGGGACATCCTCCGGGTTGGGTGACGACGCTTCCTGCGACCGACGCGGCGGCCCCGACGGCTTGGTGTACACGCTCAGTCCCCGTTCTCGAATGCGCGCCGCCGCCGTCTTTGCATCGGCTTCGGTAGCGTAAACGCCCAGCGCCACAATGTAGAAACCCGGCTCGAAGTTCGTCCACTCATCCGTCTTGACGACAAACGGCTCGAAGCCGGCCTTAGCGTAGTCGGCGCGTTTGGCTTCGGCGGCTTCCGGCGTCCTCGCTGAAAAGCCGATGACGTACACGCCTTCCGAACCGGGCGCAAGCGGCGGCGGGGGCGGCGGCTCGTCTCCATCGGACGGACTGGACGGTGGAGGCGTAGGGGGCGCATCCACCGGCACGGCGGGTGTCGGCGATGTGGCGACGGGCGGCGGCGGGGGCGTCGGCGTGGACTGAAAAGCCCGGCCTTGAAAGTACATCAGCAGCGCCAGAAACAGCGTCGCCCCCAACACCAGCGCCACGGCCGCCCCGGCGGCCACCCACCACCAACCCTGCGTGCGCTGGTCGGCGGCCGACGTGGACGGCCGGTGGGACGCAGGTACCACGGTTTCAGCCGTAGCCGGCGGAGGCGGTGGGTTGAACACCGGTATGGTTGACGCGGGACTCGCCGCACGCCCATCGGTTGTGCGCTGCACCGGTTGGGTCGCCGGCTCGTTGTTCCCGTCCACAGGCCGGCGCACCACCGGTTGCGTCGGCTGCGTCAGGAGCTGCACCAACGCCTGCCGCATCGCCGTCGCCGTTGGAAAGCGACGCGCCGGGTCTTTGCACAGCGCCGTCGCCACAAAGCGATGGACGGCCGCCGGTAGTGTGGCGGGCAGCGGGACCGGGTCGCGTGTCACAATCGCGCCCATCAAGGCCGTCAAGTCCTGCTGCGGGAACGGCAACCCACCTGTCAACAACTGCTGAAACATCACGCCCGCCGCCCAGAGGTCGCCCTGCTCCGTGCGCACGCCGTCAAAAGCTTCCGGCGGCATGTAGGCCGGCGTTCCCGCGATCAGCCCCGTCCGCGACGTAGCGTGAATGACGCGCGCGATGCCGAAGTCGGCCAAGCGCGGCGTATCGCCTTGGAGGAGGATGTTCGCCGGTTTGAGATCGCGGTGGACGATTTGGCGACCGTGGAGATGCTCCAGTCCGGCTAAAATCCCGTCGAGCATCCTGACGGCTTCCGGCAGCGCCACGCGCCCGCCCTTCCGCGCCAGCCAATCCACCAGCGAGCCGTCCGGGGCGTATTCGCTCACGATGACCACCTGCCCGTCGTAAATGTCGGCTTCAATGATGGGCAGCACATTCGGATGGCCGCTGGCCTGCGCCCAGACGGCGGCTTCCTTGCGGATGGCGTCGAGGTCGGCGTCGTCGGCCAGCGGGATTTTGAGCGCGACACGGGTGACGGCCAGTTTGGTTCGCCGTTCGGCCAACCAGACCTGCCCAAACGCGCCCCGCCCTAGCAGTCGAACAAGCGTGTAGGGTCCGAGAGCACCGCCGGGCTGCATGAACGCCTCCGAACATCGAAAGCTTTGTCGGGCGTCAGTGTAGCGCGTGTTTTTCGCATGCCGAAATCCACATTGAAATCAGCGCGCCAAGTGTTGAGAATGACGCCGCTTTTCCATCTTCGAGTCAAAAACGTTCGTCATCCGAGGTTGAGCGACGTGATGAAAACGCTCCATCGCTGGGCAGCGTGCTGGTGGCTGCTGTGGCTGGTCGTCCAAGTCGGCGCACAGTCGGCGGGAAACGCCGGGACGGCCTCGCCGGTGGTCCCCGCCGAACTACGGGCGACGGCGGCTCGTATTCAGCCAGCCGCGCTGCACGCCCACACCGCCCTGCTTTCCGATCCCTTGTTTGAAGGCCGCGCGCCCGGTACGCGCGGCGGCATGCTGGCCGCCAAATACATCGCCGCGCAGTTTCAAGCTTATGGTTTGGAGCCTGTCAACGGCTCGTACTTCCAAAACGTCCCCATCATCAATCTGCGCGCCGAACCGACAACGATGACGTTTCGCGCCGCCGACGGCGGGCAGGTCGAGCTGGCGTACGGGACGGAGTTCACCGCCCAGTCGGGCGAGTGCGTCCCGGAAGTCAAGCTGGACGCCGTGCCGGTGGTGTTTGCGGGCTACGGCATCGTCGCGCCGGAATACGACTGGAACGACTACAAGGGCGTGGACGTGCGCGGCAAAATCGTCATGCTGCTCGTCAACGATCCGGGCCTGCGCAACCCAAACATCTTTCAGGGACGGACGCTGACCTACTACGGGCGGTGGACGTACAAGTACGAGGAAGCCGCCCGGCAGGGCGCGCGCGGCGTGTTGCTCATGCACACGACCGAAAGCGCCACCTACCCGTGGCAGGTCGTGCAAAGCTCGAACACGGGCGTTCGGTCGGAGCTGGTCCGCGACGCTAATTCGCCGCCGGTCGTGGCGCTCAAATCGTGGATTACCGACGACGCGGCGGTGCGCATCGCCAAGCTGGCCGGCAAAAACTTGGCGACGCTCATTGAGCAGGCGGAGCGGCGCGATTTTCGTCCCGTGCCGCTGGATGTCACGCTGTCGCTCCATCTGAAAAGCGAAATTTCGCGCTTGGAATCCCCGAACGTGGTCGGGCTGCTGCCGGGGCGCGATGAAAAGCTGCGCGCGGAATGCGTGGTGGTGACGGCGCACTACGACCACTTCGGCGTCAAGGACGATCCGGCGACCGGGAAGCGGCTGGTCTATCACGGTGCGCTGGACAACGCCTCCGGCACGGCGGCGCTGCTGGCGATGGCGGAAGCCATGGCGAAATCGGCATGGCGGCCGCGCCGGTCGGTGCTGTTTTTGTCGGTGACGGCCGAAGAGCAGGGGCTGCTTGGCGCGCAGTACTACTGCGAACGGCCGCTGATTCCCCTCGAAAAGACCGTCGCCAACATCAACCTCGACGAAGTGAACGTCTTCGGCCGGACGCGCGATTTCGTGCCGCTCGGCGCGGAACGCTCGACGCTCGGCAAAACGATTGACGCGCTGGCCAAGTTGGAAGGTCTGGTGATGAAGCCTGACCTATTCCCACAAAACGGGTCGTTTTTCCGCTCCGATCACTTTTGTTTCGCCAAGGTCGGCGTGCCCTGCCTGTCGCTCAACTTCGGCGTTGACGTGGAAGGCAAGCCTGATGGCTGGGGCAAGGAGCGATTTGAAACCTATGTGCGGCGCGACTACCACCAGCCGACGGATGTCATTCAGGACGACTGGGATTTTCGCGGCGCGGCGCAGCATGCGCAGTTTGCGTTGCTGATTGTCGGCGTCGTCGCCGAAGACCCGACGCCGCCCGAGTGGTTGCCCGGCGAGGCGTTCCAACGTCGAAAAACGTAGAAGACAAAACCGAAGCGAGTAATCCTTATGACGACCACGCGAGTTGAAGCGCCGGAGGCGACGCATTTTCACCCTTTCGTCGCCAACGACGAGGTCATGCCGGAGTTTACGCTGCGCAGCGTACTGGTCGGCGTCATTTTGGGCATTATCTTCGGCGCTTCGTCGGTGTACTTGGCGCTCAAGGTCGGGCTAACCGTCTCGGCCTCAATCCCGATTGCGGTGCTTTCGATTACGATTTTCCGGGCGCTCGGCCGAAGCTCCATTCTCGAAAACAACATGACGCAAACCGTCGGCTCGGCGGGCGAGTCGGTTGCGGCCGGCGTGGTGTTCACCGTCCCAGCGCTGCTTTTGATGGGGTATTCGCTGGAACTTTCCCGGACGACGCTCATTGCTCTGGCCGGCGGGTGGCTGGGCGTCCTGCTGATGATTCCGCTGCGGCGGGCGCTCATCGTCAAGGAACACGGGAGACTCACCTACCCGGAAGGCACGGCCTGCGCCGAAGTGCTTATTGTCGGCGAAAAGGGCGGCAGTCAGGCCAAGCTGGTTTTCGGCGGGTTCGGACTGGCGCTGCTCTACAAGTTTTTGATGTCGGGGCTGCACCTGTGGAAAGAGTATCCCGCGAAGGCGCTGGGCAAGGTGTTGCCGGGCGCGACGGTCAGCGCCGAGGTTACGCCGGAGTTGATGGGCGTCGGCTACATCATCGGCCCGCGCGTCGCCGGCATTATGCTTGCGGGCGGGGCGCTGTCGTACCTTGTCGTCATTCCGACGATTGTGTTTTTCGGGTCCGGCCTCGCCGAACCCCTTTTTCCGGCGACCAAGTTGATCCGCGACATGTCGCCCGATGCGATTCGCTCCAGTTTCGTGCTCTACATTGGCGCCGGCGCCGTGGCGACGGGCGGCGTCATCAGTTTGGCGCGCTCCCTGCCGATGATTCTGTCCGCCTTTCGGGCCGGCGTCGGCGGCCTCAGAGAAGCGGGCGGCGCGGCCGTCACGCGGACGGAAAACGACTTGCCGATGAGCTTCGTCCTGAATGGCGCCGGATTGCTCTGGGTCATCCTGAGCGCCGTTGTTTACTTCACGGCGGCGGAGCTTGGCTTTAGCGTCCTCGCCGCCGGGATGATCATCGCCTTCGGCTTCTTCTTCGTGACGGTGTCGTCGCGGATCACCGGCGAAATCGGCTCTTCCTCAAATCCGATTTCCGGGATGACGGTGGCGACGATTTTGCTCACCTGCCTGATTTTTCTGGTCATCGGCAAGGTCGGCATCGAAGCCCGCGTGGTAGCGCTGTCGGTCGGCGCGGTAGTGTGCATCGCCGCTGCGATTGGCGGCGCGACTTCACAGGACTTGAAAACTGGGTTTCTCGTTGGGGCGACGCCGCGCCGACAACAAATCGGCCTCCTCATCGGCGTCACGACTTCGGCGCTAGCCGTCGGCCCGGTGTTATGGTTCCTCAACGACACCAACACGATTTACTTTCCCAAGGACGCGCCGGGCTACACAGCTCAGAAAACCGAAGATGAAACCGTCATGCTGGCTGGGAAGACGTACCAGGTTCATAGCGTGACGGAGCCGGTCGCAGGACTGCTGCCCGGACGCTACTTGGTAAACGACGCCGGGCAGGTGCGCTTCGTGATTGACCCCGGCGTGGGCGGCGTTGAAACCAAGCAGCTTGTCGCGGCTGCCGGCCCCGTGGACGGAACGCCGACCGGCGTCATGCGCGGACTGGACGATCAAACCTACACGGTGGTCAGCGTCGGCGCGGGCGACGCCAAGACGGAGTATCTCGTGGA
Above is a genomic segment from Chloracidobacterium sp. containing:
- a CDS encoding protein kinase, producing the protein MQPGGALGPYTLVRLLGRGAFGQVWLAERRTKLAVTRVALKIPLADDADLDAIRKEAAVWAQASGHPNVLPIIEADIYDGQVVIVSEYAPDGSLVDWLARKGGRVALPEAVRMLDGILAGLEHLHGRQIVHRDLKPANILLQGDTPRLADFGIARVIHATSRTGLIAGTPAYMPPEAFDGVRTEQGDLWAAGVMFQQLLTGGLPFPQQDLTALMGAIVTRDPVPLPATLPAAVHRFVATALCKDPARRFPTATAMRQALVQLLTQPTQPVVRRPVDGNNEPATQPVQRTTDGRAASPASTIPVFNPPPPPATAETVVPASHRPSTSAADQRTQGWWWVAAGAAVALVLGATLFLALLMYFQGRAFQSTPTPPPPPVATSPTPAVPVDAPPTPPPSSPSDGDEPPPPPPLAPGSEGVYVIGFSARTPEAAEAKRADYAKAGFEPFVVKTDEWTNFEPGFYIVALGVYATEADAKTAAARIRERGLSVYTKPSGPPRRSQEASSPNPEDVPGDFPEASLRDLTDDDLRNLTREELRLMRNEILARHGYRFSDPELAEHFNAKPWYRPTGNDVGDKLTPLEKRNIERIRQAEKAAESAPKD
- a CDS encoding M28 family peptidase → MKTLHRWAACWWLLWLVVQVGAQSAGNAGTASPVVPAELRATAARIQPAALHAHTALLSDPLFEGRAPGTRGGMLAAKYIAAQFQAYGLEPVNGSYFQNVPIINLRAEPTTMTFRAADGGQVELAYGTEFTAQSGECVPEVKLDAVPVVFAGYGIVAPEYDWNDYKGVDVRGKIVMLLVNDPGLRNPNIFQGRTLTYYGRWTYKYEEAARQGARGVLLMHTTESATYPWQVVQSSNTGVRSELVRDANSPPVVALKSWITDDAAVRIAKLAGKNLATLIEQAERRDFRPVPLDVTLSLHLKSEISRLESPNVVGLLPGRDEKLRAECVVVTAHYDHFGVKDDPATGKRLVYHGALDNASGTAALLAMAEAMAKSAWRPRRSVLFLSVTAEEQGLLGAQYYCERPLIPLEKTVANINLDEVNVFGRTRDFVPLGAERSTLGKTIDALAKLEGLVMKPDLFPQNGSFFRSDHFCFAKVGVPCLSLNFGVDVEGKPDGWGKERFETYVRRDYHQPTDVIQDDWDFRGAAQHAQFALLIVGVVAEDPTPPEWLPGEAFQRRKT
- a CDS encoding oligopeptide transporter, OPT family; the protein is MTTTRVEAPEATHFHPFVANDEVMPEFTLRSVLVGVILGIIFGASSVYLALKVGLTVSASIPIAVLSITIFRALGRSSILENNMTQTVGSAGESVAAGVVFTVPALLLMGYSLELSRTTLIALAGGWLGVLLMIPLRRALIVKEHGRLTYPEGTACAEVLIVGEKGGSQAKLVFGGFGLALLYKFLMSGLHLWKEYPAKALGKVLPGATVSAEVTPELMGVGYIIGPRVAGIMLAGGALSYLVVIPTIVFFGSGLAEPLFPATKLIRDMSPDAIRSSFVLYIGAGAVATGGVISLARSLPMILSAFRAGVGGLREAGGAAVTRTENDLPMSFVLNGAGLLWVILSAVVYFTAAELGFSVLAAGMIIAFGFFFVTVSSRITGEIGSSSNPISGMTVATILLTCLIFLVIGKVGIEARVVALSVGAVVCIAAAIGGATSQDLKTGFLVGATPRRQQIGLLIGVTTSALAVGPVLWFLNDTNTIYFPKDAPGYTAQKTEDETVMLAGKTYQVHSVTEPVAGLLPGRYLVNDAGQVRFVIDPGVGGVETKQLVAAAGPVDGTPTGVMRGLDDQTYTVVSVGAGDAKTEYLVDTAGQAHYRLVKRDLPYTAPKASLMKLIIDGILTQKLPWALVLLGMFISITMELCGVAALPFAVGLYLPFSTSAAIFVGGFIRWLVDRQTGGTVSEAEAEAGSGVLFSSGLIAGGSIGGLLLAALTVVAGAALAKLNVAEHVPALEHGPFSDVWATAVFLLLGVGLYRVARWSLVGKTS